One Algibacter sp. L3A6 genomic region harbors:
- a CDS encoding electron transfer flavoprotein subunit beta/FixA family protein yields the protein MKILVCISHVPDTTSKINFTEDNTKFDANGVQFVINPYDEFGLTRAMWFKEKQGASVDVVNVGGPETEPTLRKALAIGADAAIRINTVATDAFSVAKQLAHVVSNGGYDLVIAGRESIDYNGGMVPGMLAALTNANFVNSCIGLEIDGTSAKAVREIDGGKETVSTSLPLVVGGQKGLVEESDLRIPNMRGIMMARKKPLTVSEPVEASPETQSVSFEKPAPKGAVTLVSPDNLDELVSLLHNEAKVI from the coding sequence ATGAAAATATTAGTGTGCATTAGCCACGTTCCCGATACCACTTCTAAGATTAATTTTACAGAAGACAATACTAAGTTTGATGCCAATGGCGTACAATTTGTGATAAATCCTTATGATGAATTTGGTTTAACACGTGCCATGTGGTTTAAGGAAAAACAAGGTGCCAGTGTAGATGTTGTAAATGTTGGTGGTCCAGAAACCGAGCCTACATTACGTAAAGCTTTGGCTATTGGTGCAGACGCTGCAATACGCATAAATACAGTAGCTACCGATGCTTTTTCTGTAGCTAAGCAATTAGCCCATGTTGTTAGTAATGGTGGTTACGATTTAGTTATTGCTGGTCGTGAATCTATTGATTACAATGGCGGAATGGTGCCTGGTATGCTTGCGGCTTTAACTAATGCAAATTTTGTAAATAGCTGTATTGGTTTAGAAATAGACGGTACAAGTGCTAAAGCGGTTAGAGAAATCGATGGTGGTAAAGAAACCGTTTCTACAAGTTTACCATTAGTAGTTGGTGGACAAAAAGGATTGGTAGAAGAAAGTGATTTACGTATTCCAAATATGCGTGGTATTATGATGGCTCGTAAAAAACCATTAACAGTATCAGAACCTGTAGAAGCTTCTCCTGAAACACAATCTGTTTCTTTTGAAAAACCAGCTCCAAAAGGTGCAGTTACTTTGGTTTCTCCAGATAATTTAGACGAGTTGGTAAGCTTACTTCATAACGAAGCTAAGGTTATTTAA
- a CDS encoding electron transfer flavoprotein subunit alpha/FixB family protein, translating into MSVLVYTESEQGHFKKAALEVASYAKAVADQLGTTVTAISVNAADTSVLGNYGVDKVLHVNNDKLNSFNANAYAHVIKQAAENESAKVIIISSSADSKYLAPLLAVGLNAGYASNVVAAPSSTSPFTVKRPAFTNKAFENTQINTEVKIIGVSNNAFGLVENSGSASAEDFSPAIPEFAVNVESVDKATDKVTIADAEIVVSGGRGLKGPENWGMIEELAEVLGAATACSKPVSDLGWRPHSEHVGQTGKPVASNLYIAIGISGAIQHLAGINASKVKVVVNTDPEAPFFKAADYGVVGDAFQVIPELIEKLKAFKAQQ; encoded by the coding sequence ATGTCAGTTTTAGTATATACAGAATCAGAACAAGGTCACTTTAAAAAAGCAGCGTTAGAAGTTGCTTCTTATGCAAAAGCCGTAGCAGACCAATTAGGCACAACTGTTACAGCTATTAGCGTAAATGCCGCAGATACATCTGTTTTAGGGAATTACGGAGTAGATAAAGTGTTACATGTTAATAATGATAAATTAAATAGTTTTAACGCTAATGCTTATGCACATGTTATTAAGCAAGCGGCCGAAAACGAAAGTGCTAAAGTTATTATTATCAGCTCTAGTGCCGATAGTAAATATTTAGCACCACTTTTAGCGGTAGGATTAAATGCAGGTTACGCTTCTAATGTTGTAGCAGCACCATCTAGCACAAGTCCTTTTACTGTTAAACGTCCCGCTTTTACAAATAAAGCTTTCGAAAACACGCAAATAAATACCGAAGTTAAAATCATTGGCGTTTCTAATAATGCATTTGGTTTAGTAGAAAATAGTGGTAGCGCTTCCGCGGAAGATTTTTCGCCTGCCATTCCAGAATTTGCTGTAAACGTTGAGTCTGTAGATAAAGCCACAGATAAAGTAACTATTGCAGATGCAGAAATTGTAGTCTCTGGTGGTCGTGGATTAAAAGGTCCTGAAAACTGGGGAATGATTGAAGAATTGGCCGAAGTTTTAGGTGCAGCAACAGCTTGCTCTAAACCAGTGTCAGATTTAGGATGGAGACCACATAGTGAACACGTTGGGCAAACAGGAAAACCTGTAGCGTCTAATTTGTATATCGCTATCGGAATCTCTGGTGCTATTCAGCATTTAGCAGGTATTAATGCTTCTAAAGTGAAAGTTGTCGTTAATACAGATCCAGAAGCGCCGTTTTTTAAAGCAGCCGATTACGGAGTAGTTGGAGATGCTTTTCAGGTTATTCCAGAACTCATCGAGAAATTAAAAGCTTTCAAAGCGCAGCAATAA